Proteins from one Comamonas flocculans genomic window:
- the rplB gene encoding 50S ribosomal protein L2 yields MAVIKIKPNTPGQRGAVKISRNHLHKGEGYAPLLEPKFQKAGRNNRGCITVRHKGGGHKHHYRVVDFVRAKDGIPAKVERIEYDPNRSAHIALVCYADGERRYIIAPRNIEVGATVVSGSEAPIRVGNTLPIRNIPVGSTIHCIELKPGKGAQIARSAGTSATLLAREGVYAQVRMRSGEVRRIHVECRATIGEVANEEHSLRQLGKAGVKRWMGIRPTVRGVAMNPIDHPQGGGEGKTGEGRHPVDPWGNLTKGYRTRNNKRTQNMIVSRRKK; encoded by the coding sequence GGCCAGCGTGGCGCGGTGAAGATTTCGCGCAATCACCTGCACAAGGGTGAGGGCTACGCGCCGCTGCTGGAGCCCAAGTTCCAGAAGGCCGGTCGCAACAACCGCGGTTGCATCACCGTGCGCCACAAGGGCGGTGGTCACAAACACCACTACCGCGTGGTGGACTTTGTCCGTGCCAAGGATGGCATCCCGGCCAAAGTGGAGCGTATCGAGTACGACCCCAACCGCTCGGCGCACATCGCGCTGGTGTGCTACGCCGATGGCGAGCGCCGCTACATCATCGCGCCGCGCAACATCGAAGTGGGCGCCACCGTGGTGAGCGGCTCCGAGGCGCCGATCCGCGTGGGCAATACCCTGCCGATCCGCAATATCCCCGTCGGCTCGACCATCCACTGCATCGAGCTCAAGCCGGGCAAGGGTGCGCAGATTGCGCGCTCCGCCGGCACTTCGGCGACCCTGCTGGCGCGCGAAGGGGTTTACGCTCAGGTGCGCATGCGGTCCGGCGAAGTCCGCAGGATCCACGTCGAATGCCGCGCCACCATTGGCGAAGTCGCCAATGAAGAGCACAGCCTGCGTCAACTCGGCAAGGCCGGTGTCAAGCGCTGGATGGGCATACGCCCGACGGTGCGCGGCGTGGCCATGAACCCGATCGACCACCCCCAGGGCGGTGGTGAGGGCAAGACCGGGGAAGGACGCCACCCTGTGGACCCGTGGGGCAATCTGACCAAGGGCTACCGTACCCGCAACAACAAGCGCACACAGAACATGATCGTGTCGCGTCGCAAGAAGTAA